One stretch of Triticum urartu cultivar G1812 unplaced genomic scaffold, Tu2.1 TuUngrouped_contig_5511, whole genome shotgun sequence DNA includes these proteins:
- the LOC125529315 gene encoding fasciclin-like arabinogalactan protein 7: MEPKTAVLVSALLCLALSRGALSQKARAPIVETPAPAPAPRYVELAELLSLAGPYGKFLEYLTMTDVIKTFQSQANDTKQGITVFAPQDSAFAALNETVLSNLTTDQLRSLMLHHAMPRYYPLSAFSKLAAASPVSMYAYKVNVTYAAGTIGVVSGWATAKLASSVYSTSPVAVYALNRVLLPKEIFPAAPEMAPVPAPAPAPGRGGKARGDAPGASERAASDNADAKSSSCRVVGAGSLAFGYVVLLVSGLLMA, encoded by the coding sequence atggagcccaagacggctgTTCTTGTCAGCGCATTGCTTTGCCTGGCGCTCTCCCGCGGCGCCTTGTCCCAGAAGGCACGGGCGCCGATCGTCGAGAccccggcgccggcgccggccccGCGCTACGTCGAGCTCGCCGAACTGCTCTCCCTCGCCGGGCCGTATGGCAAGTTCCTGGAGTACCTCACCATGACCGACGTGATCAAGACGTTCCAGAGCCAGGCCAACGACACCAAGCAGGGCATCACCGTCTTCGCGCCCCAGGACTCGGCGTTCGCGGCCCTCAACGAGACCGTGCTGTCCAACCTCACCACCGACCAGCTCCGGTCGCTCATGCTGCACCACGCCATGCCCAGGTACTACCCGCTCTCGGCCTTCTCCAAGCTGGCGGCGGCGAGCCCGGTGTCCATGTACGCGTACAAGGTGAACGTCACATACGCCGCCGGCACGATCGGCGTCGTGTCGGGCTGGGCCACCGCCAAGCTCGCCAGCAGCGTGTACTCGACGTCGCCCGTCGCGGTGTACGCGCTCAACAGGGTGCTGCTGCCCAAGGAGATCTTCCCGGCCGCCCCGGAGATGGCGCCCGTGCctgcgccggcgccggcgccgggaCGTGGGGGCAAGGCGAGGGGCGACGCCCCGGGCGCCAGCGAGCGTGCTGCCAGTGACAATGCGGACGCCAAGAGTTCGTCGTGCCGGGTCGTTGGCGCAGGGAGCCTTGCATTTGGCTACGTGGTTCTTCTGGTCTCCGGGCTTTTGATGGCGTAG